ACCATGCCTTTTTTCAATACCCGCGCCGGCCCCCGAGGGCCGTCCACCGCAGTGCCGCACAAATATTTCTTGCTGCCGGCATTCATGGTGTCGATCATCTGCTCCAGGGCCTGGCGGCCGCCTTTGGAGGAAGATCCGCGTACGGCCGTGTATCCGAACTGCCTGGCGATATTTGCGGTTATCTCTCCATCCCGGCTGCGGCTGATCATGATCAAGCGGTCGCCCAGGTTGCGGAAGAAATAGAACAGAAAGATGGCGTGCCGATGCCAGGAGGCGCCGACTACATGGTGGGGTCTTCCGGTTTGGCGGAAGTGAAGATCGTACACCTTTCGGTTGACGATGGAGACCCGAATGGTGGCAAACCAGAAACGGGCGAGACTGGCAGTCAAAAAGCCCATGGCTGCGGCTTTGGCTCTTTGTTGGATTGTGTCGGACATGGACTTCCCCAATCTGCTGGATTGAACCATCGGCAGGTCGGGCAACCATGTCTTGGCGCTACCCGGATCAGCCGTTTAAATTAGCATGCTGATGGGGAAAAGTCCATTGGTGGCGTATCGTTTGTAAAAGAAGCGTGCGATTCCGGCCCCGATTGCGGCAAGGGAGAAGGGGGGAAGACAGCCGCTATCATTGGGTTTGGCGCCGATCCGCTCGACTATAGAGCCATTTCAGATGTATCGCCGGGTCCGGTAGCGAAGGTGCATTTGGCGAATCGCAGTGTCTTTTTGTCCGGTTTTCATTCCAGCAATTCGAGAATAATTCGTTTTTTGCTTTTGCCGGATGCGGCGTTCAAAATGGTTCGGATGGCCTGTACGTTCTGCCCTTTGCGTCCGATGATTTTTCCCAGGTCCTGTTTAGCCACGGCAAGTTCGATGACGATGCTCTGCTGGCTTTCGATTTCATTGACAGATACCTGTTCCGGAAGGTCCACAAGTGCCTTTGCGATTTCCTCGACCAACTGCTTCATGATGTCTCTCCCCGGATTTGGTTTAGCGCGCAAATTAGATCTATGGTACTGGAAACGGTCAGGTTCGAATGGCAAACAAGAAATTCAATGCTTTCAATTATGGGGCGAAATTCATTTCAAGTCAATTTTTATATATAACAGAATGTAACTTGAACCCATTTCCCGCCTTTCGAACTGCCCGGAAACGAATCATTTTGCCATCGCGGGTTGAAACCCCGAAGCGGGCATTGTGTTCTCATTCGGTTAAAAAGCGGACCGGCCTATTGAAAGAGGCCCGGTCCGCTTTTTAATGACCTATGGAAGAAGGGGCCGGTTCAACCGATTTTGAGGACCATCGCAGCGCCGCAATCGCCGGCGGCACAGCCCGTCCATAGAAAATAACCGCCGCCTTCCATGACGGTCTCTTCGATGCCCTCGACGATCAGACGGGTGGCCGTGGAACCCTGGGGATGGCCGTAGATCATCGACGAACCGTAGTTGTTGAAGCCGTCGGCGTCGATGCCCATCTTTTTGGCAAAGTTGAGGTCGTTGACCACAAAGGGATTATGGGTTTTGATCACCTTGATGTCGCCGATGGCCAATTCGGCCTTTTCCAGGGCCATTCGGGCGGCCGGCACCGGAGCAGCCGCCATGTAGCCTTTTTTTTCACGGGCGTACCCATAGCTGATCACCTGGATCGGGATAGCCGCATCCGCACTCAGGCGGTCGGCATTTTCCCGGGTGGTGACGACGATGGAGGCGTTGCCGTCGGCCGGATGGGTCTGGGCGCCGAAGCTTAAGACGCCGTCGGGGATCAGGGGCCGCAGTTTGGCAAGGCCCTCGGCGGTGGTGGGCATGATGCCCTCGTCTTCTTCCACCAGAATCGTTTTCTTGCGCGAAACCTGGATCTCGGCACCGAACATGTAGCGCTTTTGAAAGGCCCGGTCGTCGGCCAAAGCCATCCGATACTGCTCGTAGCGCCGTAGGGCCAGGCGGTCGCATTCTTCTTTGGTAAAGCCTTCTTCCTTAGCTACGTTTTCGGCCGTCTCCACCATGCGCAGGCCCACGTTGGGATCGGAATTGAAGTTGTCCATCAGCCAGTTCTCGCTGATCACTTCGCCGCCGGGACCGTTGGGATTGGGCCAGATGGTGTGGGGGCCGTTGGAGGTGCGATCGGTGGTGAGCACAAATGCGTTGGCCGCCATCCCCGTTTCGATGAAAGTGGCCGCCTGGAAAATGCAGGTGGTGCCCGTCGTGCAGGCCTGGCTGACGGTCAAACCGGTGATGCCGCCGCAGCCCATCAGGGACGCCGCCCACGGAGTGCTGTAGAACTGGTGCAACTGGCCGATGGTGTTGCCGAAGACCAGGTAATCGAAACTCTTCGGCTCCCATTTTTTTTCGGCCATCCAGCGGGCGGCGGTCTTGGCGCCCAGCGTAATCGCATTCTCGTTGGCCATGGCGCCCTGCCAGCGGCAGAAGGGGGTGGAGTAGTAGCCCTTGTAGGGGATGAAGGCTTTAGTCAGCATGTAGAATCCTCCTTAAATTAGTCAATGATTTCTATCTTTCCGGTGCATTGCAGCTGTCCGCCTCAGGGAAGACCGCCTCGCCGTCGGCATAGCGCTCCCGCAGAACGCGGTGGAGAATCTTCCCCGTGCCCGTGCGGGGCATCTGATCCGCAGTGATGAAGATAACCTGTTTGGGCCGCTTATAACCGGCCATGCGCTTCCGACACCAGGTGAGGACGGTTTCTTCGGAGAGATCGGCGCTTTCATGGGGAATCACCACGGCCGCCACCTTTTCCCCCCACTTGTCGTCGGGCAGGCTGATGGCGGCCACGTCGAAAACATCCGGGTGGCT
This window of the uncultured Desulfosarcina sp. genome carries:
- a CDS encoding lysophospholipid acyltransferase family protein, whose product is MSDTIQQRAKAAAMGFLTASLARFWFATIRVSIVNRKVYDLHFRQTGRPHHVVGASWHRHAIFLFYFFRNLGDRLIMISRSRDGEITANIARQFGYTAVRGSSSKGGRQALEQMIDTMNAGSKKYLCGTAVDGPRGPARVLKKGMVAVARQTGALFVPMACSGNRMITFPRAWDKTIIPKPFSRMTIIFGEPVAIPTDLSDPEIETIRQQLEDQLNLLTDEVDRICGYRTVRR
- a CDS encoding KH domain-containing protein; amino-acid sequence: MKQLVEEIAKALVDLPEQVSVNEIESQQSIVIELAVAKQDLGKIIGRKGQNVQAIRTILNAASGKSKKRIILELLE
- a CDS encoding thiolase family protein; translation: MLTKAFIPYKGYYSTPFCRWQGAMANENAITLGAKTAARWMAEKKWEPKSFDYLVFGNTIGQLHQFYSTPWAASLMGCGGITGLTVSQACTTGTTCIFQAATFIETGMAANAFVLTTDRTSNGPHTIWPNPNGPGGEVISENWLMDNFNSDPNVGLRMVETAENVAKEEGFTKEECDRLALRRYEQYRMALADDRAFQKRYMFGAEIQVSRKKTILVEEDEGIMPTTAEGLAKLRPLIPDGVLSFGAQTHPADGNASIVVTTRENADRLSADAAIPIQVISYGYAREKKGYMAAAPVPAARMALEKAELAIGDIKVIKTHNPFVVNDLNFAKKMGIDADGFNNYGSSMIYGHPQGSTATRLIVEGIEETVMEGGGYFLWTGCAAGDCGAAMVLKIG